DNA from Gemmatimonadales bacterium:
AGTCGTCGCGGGGGTTCATGACCACGACGACCAACACCCATGGGCAGGAGAACCGGCTCACTCGGAAGTGATCCAGCAGCTCGGCGACGATCTCGGGGACGCCATCCTCCGGCCGCCCGCGGTAGAAGGCCGGCGGCATGCGTCCTTGCACCACGACGGTGGCCGTATCGAGCGCAAAGCTGTCGCGCCCGCCGAGCAGTTCGGTGTAGCGCGCACGGGCCCCGGCGAGGTGGCGAGCGAGGCGAGCGCGTTGCTCGGCGGAGGGGAGCGAGGCGCCTTCCGGAGCGAAGAAGATCGGGCGCACTGTGACGTGACGGGGCGGGACCGAGTCGTCGCGCCATTCCTGAGCGTGGGCGCGTCCAGTCGTGACGGCGATGGCGGCGATGATGGCCGCGATCCGGCGGGCCGGCGCTGCTACTGTCGTGCGGTGTCCATCGGAACCACCTGGTAGAGCTTCTCGCCATCGCGGATCATGCCGTAGACCTCGCGCGCCGCGCGCTCCTGGGTGGCCGAGTCGGTCTTGAGCGCGTGCCCCATCCGGACCAGCGAGTCAACGTCGTGGCGCAGCCGCGCGATCTCCTCGCGCTCGCGGCGCACCTTGTGCTGGAGCGCGAAGAGGTCGCGCGAGCCGTATTCGCCCCCTTCGACCGCGAACCCGGCCATCGCCAGCACGACGGCGCCGATGATCACGCGCCTCAGAGGCGGTATAGCGACCTCCCCGGGTACATCGCGGCATCGCCCAGCTCCTCGGCG
Protein-coding regions in this window:
- a CDS encoding septum formation initiator family protein, with amino-acid sequence MIIGAVVLAMAGFAVEGGEYGSRDLFALQHKVRREREEIARLRHDVDSLVRMGHALKTDSATQERAAREVYGMIRDGEKLYQVVPMDTARQ